From the bacterium genome, the window AGGGATGGTGAAAGATAGAGGGGCCTCTCTTTAAGCTGTTCGAGGCGAAAAGAGTGGCTTTTTTTATATAAAAATGAAGTTAAGGGAAAGTGGTTTCACCTTAATTGAATTAATGGTGGTAGTCACTATTATTGGTGTCCTGGCCAGTGTGGCTACCCCCAAGTATATGGGAGTGGTTGACCGGGCTAAGGATGCAGCCACGAGGGGTAATTTACATAACTTGAAAGTGGCTATTCATATGTACTATGCCTATACGGATGGCCATTGGCCACCTTCATTGGATAAGCCGGCGGGCGGCGGGTTGCCAAACTTTGTCCCCCGTTTTATGGCGAGAATTCCGCGAGCCCAATTGAGAAGTGATGTGGTGCAAGATGATCCCGGGATCAACCCTGATAGTACTGCCGTTAATAACGAGTGGGGACCCGATGATAATAATCCCCAGATAACAGGAGTGGGTGGTTGGATCTATAATCCACGTAACGGAGATATCAAGATTAATGTGGAGCCTCACATACTTGATTCCAAGGGTGAACCTTATTTTAATTATTAAAATGAGGGGCAAGCATTCAGGAGCTAAATAGAAGCCCTGTAAGGGAGGGGGTTCTGGTGATGAGGATCATAAGGGAGATCGAAATCGAGAAGAGGAAGGCCACGGCGCTCTTTGACACAGATGCGATGCATACCTATGTTAAAAGAGAGATGGTTGGTGATAGACCAAAGCTCGTTATTCCAAGGCCATACAAGGTGGCGCTTGGAGGAAGAACCATCGAGGTTCAGGAACTATACCTCCTATTGGGCAAGATCGAGGAATGGGATTTGGATATGGAGGCAGTCCCGGTAGATGAGCTGGGCAGGATAGAGGGAAGAGAGATAGATGCTATTATTGGCGCCTTAACGATGGAGAAATGGGAGATAATCCCTAATCCCAAGGAGGGTACCCTTGACCTCGAAGGCTTAAAGCGGCGTGAATTTATAGAGTTCTAAAGAAATTTAGCGAGAAAGGAACCAACACCGGTGGGGTGTTGTTTATATAGAAGGGGTATTTAAAAAAATATAAGGAGGTGTTGTCTTAATGAAAAGACAAAAAGGTTTTACCCTGATCGAGCTGATGATCGTAGTAGCGATCATTGGTATCTTAGCGGCTATTGCCGTCCCCAAGTTTGTTGACCTGGTTGGCCGGGCCAAGGATGCAGCTACTTACGGAAATCTGGGAGCACTGAGATCGGCTATTACTCTTTACTATGCGGAGAAAGAAGAATGGCCAGGCGAGGCGGTAGCTGAGAATGATGCCATTTTAGCGACCGAGCTTACGCCTGACTATATTGCCCGGATACCCGAGGCTAAGTTAGGGAACAGTGGTTGTGATGCTACTGATCTCGAGAGTGACG encodes:
- a CDS encoding type II secretion system protein, with product MKLRESGFTLIELMVVVTIIGVLASVATPKYMGVVDRAKDAATRGNLHNLKVAIHMYYAYTDGHWPPSLDKPAGGGLPNFVPRFMARIPRAQLRSDVVQDDPGINPDSTAVNNEWGPDDNNPQITGVGGWIYNPRNGDIKINVEPHILDSKGEPYFNY
- a CDS encoding type II secretion system protein, with translation MKRQKGFTLIELMIVVAIIGILAAIAVPKFVDLVGRAKDAATYGNLGALRSAITLYYAEKEEWPGEAVAENDAILATELTPDYIARIPEAKLGNSGCDATDLESDVVDAVKVAADVSLVPASVTNAGGWLYNQTTGEIVINSTCLESKDGGEEYYKK